The Candidatus Eremiobacterota bacterium genomic sequence CCCTTCACGACAACCGAGGCTTGGCGTCCCGGCTCGACGGCACCGCCGGGTGTCTCGCTCAGCACGGCGACGGAGAGATCGAGATCGAAGCTGAGCGTGCGCACGGGCCGGGCGGTCTCGGCGGCGCCGGCCGCCAGCGGCGCCGCGGCGAGAACGGCGAAGAGAGCGAACACCGGCGCGCGGGTGCCCATGGCCCAGGTTTCGCTGCCCCGCCCGGCAGGCTCCTAGCCGCCGCGCTGCATAGGAGAACGCATGCAGATCGAGCGCTTCCGCGACCGCTTCAAGGACGTGATCGGGCTGATCGTGACGCCGATGGACCGCAGCTACGCGGTCGACGAGGGCGCGTTGCGCGCGCAGATCGAGTGGTGCTTCGCGCAGGGCGCGACCGGGATCGTCGCGACCGGCTCGATCGGCGAGTTTCTGCACTTGGAGGACGCCGAGCGCCGCCGCGTCCTCGAGGTCGTTCTCGAGCAGACGCGCAAGCGTCCCGGCGCGAGCGCGTTCGCGATGACGTCCGGCGCGACGACCCTGCAAGCGCTGAAGTGGACGAAGCTCGCCGCCGAGCTGGGCTACGACTGCGCGGTCGTGATCGCGCCGTACTACTGGAAGGTCGGCGAGCGCGAAGTGTTCGAGCACTTCCGCGCGATCGCGGAAGCGAATCTGCTTCCGATCTGTGTCTACCACAATCCGGCGCTCTCGAAGTTCCACATCCCACCGGCGCTCTTCCGCAAGCTCGCCGAGCTGGAGAACGTCGTCTGCGTCAAAGAGGTCGAGACCGAGCTGCAGCATCTCGAGCAAGTCGCCGACGCGCTCGAAGGCCGCGCGATCTACCTGCAGACGTTCCGCGCGTATCTGACGGGACGGCTGCTGGGCTCGAACGGCGGCCAGATCAACGTCTTCGCGATCCCGGCCTGCGTCGCGATCGACGCGGCGTGGCGCGGCGACGTCGCGCTCGCCGAGGAGATCCAGCGCCGGCTGAACCGCGTCTTCCCGCGCGGCGGCGAAGCGGCGCTCGGCGCGCTCGGGATGACGAAGGTCACCGCTTCGGTCGTCACCGGGATCGAGATGGGCCCGGCGCGACCGCCGTACCTCGCCCCGGACGACGCCGAAGAACGGATCGCCAAACGTCTGCCCGAATTGTACGAGCTCGTCCCCGCGATGCGCCCACAGAAGCGCACCGCCGTGCACGCGGTGTCGTGATTCCCGACGAAACGATCGCCGGCCCGCCATCGACGACGCAGCTCTGGATCGACGGCGCATACGCCGACGCGGCGGACGGCGCAACGTACGAGGACGTCGATCCGGCGAGCGGCGAAGCGTTCGCGCGGATCGCGCGGGGCGGCGCCGCCGACGTCGCGCGGGCCGTCGGCGCGGCGCGGCGCGCGTTCGACGACGGGCCGTGGCCGCGCACCACCGCCGCCGAGCGCGCGAAGGTGCTGCGCACGCTCGCCGCGCTGCTGCTCGAGCACCGTGAAGAGCTCGCGCGGCTGGAGTCGCGCGACGCCGGGAAACCGTTCCGCGAAACCGCCGACCGCGACGTGCCGCGCGCGGCCGACAACTGCGCGTTCTTCGCGAGCGCGGTCGAGCAGCGCGAGCAGAGCGCGTTCTTCGACCGCAAGCCGTTCCTCGGCGAGCAGCGCGAGATCGCCTCGATCGTGCGCGAGGAGCCGGTCGGCGTGTGCGCGCTGCTGACGCCGTGGAACTCGCCGCTGATGCAGGCGACCTGGAAGATCGCGCCGGCGATCGCCGCCGGCAATACCTGCGTGCTGAAGCCTTCGGAGCTGACGCCGCTCTCGACGCTGCGCCTCGCGGAGCTGTGCGCCCAAGCCGGCGTCCCGGACGGCGTCGTGAACGTCGTGACCGGGTTCGGCCCGGAGGCCGGCGCGCCGCTGGTCGCCGACCCGCGCGTCGACGCGGTCGCGTTCACCGGGAGCGAGCCGACCGGGATCGCGATCAACCTCGCCGCCGCGCCGACCCTCAAGAAAGTCACCCTCGAGCTCGGTGGGAAATCGGCGAACGTCGTCTGCGACGACGCCGATCTCGAGCTCGCGGTCGAAGGGAGCGTGCTGGCGATGTTCCGGCACAGCGGGCAAGTCTGCCTCGCCGGCACGCGCTTGTACGTGCAGCACAAGATCTACGACCGTTTTCTGGAGCGCTATCTCGAGCGCGTGCGAAACCTGCGCGTCGGCGATCCGCAGTCGCGCGAGAGCGACCTCGGCCCGCTCATCACCGCGGGCCACCGCGAGCGCGTCGAGCGCTTCTGCGCGCAAGCCGACGACGAAGGCGTTCCGGCGCTGCTGCGCGGGCGGCGGCCGGACGAAGCGTCGCTCGCGGCGGGGAACTATCTCGGCCCGACGATCTTCGCGCCGCGCGACGAGTCGCAGGCGGTCGCGCGCGAAGAGGTCTTCGGCCCGGTGCTTTCCGTCTTCCGCTTCGAGACGCTCGACGAGGTTGTCGCGCGCGCCAACGCGACGCGCTACGGGCTCTCCTCGTACGTGTGGACGGCGAGCATCGCGAACGGGCTGCGCTTCGCCGAGCGCGTCCGCGCCGGAATGTGCTGGATCAACGGCTACTTCCTGCGCGACCTGCGCCAGCCGTTCGGCGGCGTCCGGATGAGCGGGCTCGGCCGCGAAGGCGGCCGCTGGTCGCTGGACTTCTTCACCGAACCGAAACTGGTGTGCATCTCCTATTGATCGTCTCGAGGTACATCCCGTCATGTCGTACGTGAGCCCGCTGACCGTCATCCCGAAGCACGTTCCGGAAGAACAGCTGCGGACGTTCGGGACGCTGGAGTCGTACGAAGCGTACATCGAGCACCAGTACCGCGACAGCAAGGCGCTGCTCGAGAAGTACCGCGCGCACAAGACGCACGATCCGGAGCTGAGCGCCGAGTACCGCCGCGCGATGGCGCCGATCATGCTGACGACCTGCTGGGGCGAAGCGCAGACGACCGCGCAGGTCGCGCAGATCATCACCAAGACGAACCGTCCGACCATCCAGTATTTCTACGCGACCCACGCGCTCGACGAGGTCCGCCACACCCAGATCGAGTGGCGCCGCATCCGCGACCTCGACCTCGCCGACTCGCTCGACGTTCCGTACGAGCAGACGGAGCTGTTCCGATTCGTCAACGGGCTCCCGTCGTTCGTCGAGATCGTCTACGGCCAGGTCTGCACGCTCGAGGCGTACTCCGCGCACGTGCTGTTCAACTCGATCGCCGACCTCGCCCGCAAGTACGGCGATCTCGCGACCGCGGTGACGTACGAGTACGTGATGCACGACGAGGTCCGCCACATCAGCACCGGCCTCAAAGTCGTGCGCGAAGCGATCGAGACCGCGCCCGATCCCGAAGAAGCCGTCTTTCGCATCCTCGACCTGGAGGAGCGGCTGCTGCCCATAACTATCCGCAAGCTGGGCCGCGACTCGGCGATCGCGGGAAACCTCTACGAAGCGGGGATGATCGCCGACAAGCGCGCCTTCGAGCTCGACGGCTTTCGCCAGTACCTGATCTTCCGCTCGAAGATTCCGAGCCTGCCGCCGATGCGCTACAAAGGCCCGGACGGCTGGACCGCCGCCGACACCGCCGCGGCCGCCGCATCATCCTGAGCTTGTCGAAGGACGAGCCACCACCGTGATCGCGGCCGGCCTCTTCTCCACCCACGTTCCGCGCCTGATGATTCTCGACCCCGAAGCGCGCCGGCGGTACATGGGCCAGAACGTCACGACGTTCTACGACGCGCTCCCGCAGATCAAGCGCGAGCGGATCGACGCGCTGGAGTTCGACACCTTCGTCGTGATCGACACCCACTGGCACTCGACGCTCGAGTTCATCCTGAACGCGCACGCGCGCCACGAAGGGCTCTACACCTCCGACGAGATCCCGTGGATGATCCACGAGTACGCGTACGACTACCCGGGCGATCCGGAGCTGGCCGCGCTGATCGCGCAAGAGTCGAAAGCGCGCGGCGTGCCGGCCGAAGCAGCCGCGCACCGCGGCTTGCCGGTGCATTACGGCACGCTCAACCCGATGCACTACTACAACCCCGGCCCGAGCAAGAAGCGCGTCCTGCCGGTCTCGGTGCTCGACACGGCGGAGGTCGAGCCGAACCTGCGCTTCGGCGAAGCGGTCACGGCGGCAGCGGAGCGCTGCGGGCGGCGGGTGCTGCTGGTCGCCTCGGGCGGGATGTCGCACCGCTTCTGGCCGCTGGCGACGATCCGGCAGCGGGCCGGCGCCGATCCGAGCGACATCAGCGATCCGGCGCTGCGCGCGTTCGACGAGCGGATCATGGCGTGGTGGCGCGCCGGCGACCACGCCGCGGTGCTCGCGCACGCCGACGAGTTCCGCCGCACCTGCTCGCCCGAAGGCCGCTTCGCGCACTACCTCGTCCTGGCCGGCGCGCACGGCGGCGCGGCGTGGCGCGCGCGCGGCGAGCAGTTCGGCCGCTACGAAGCCGCGATCGGGACCGGCCAGTCCAACTTCTGGTTCGCCGCGCGCTGAGCACATGAAATGAAGAAGCTCGCGGCGTGCGCGCGCGCGAGCTTCTTCATCGTTGCCGGGACGCGTCTACCGGGCTTACTTCCCGGAGAAGTCCTCGACGTAGAACGTCTCGTCGTTGCCGACCGTCACCACCGCGACGCCGAGCTTGTGCTCGTTGGCGTCGAGCACGTTCTGCGCATGCGGCGGGCTGTTCATGAACGCCGCGTGCGCGCGCGGCTCGTCGTAGTCGAAGGCGATGTTCTCGCCGGCGTACGTTCCCGCCATGTGCCAGGCCGCCAGCCGGTCGTAGAACGAGACGCCGTTGGGGTCGGTGTGCCCGAAGTAGCCGCGCGCCGCCATCTCGACGGCTTTGGCGTACGCGAACCGGTCGAGCGTGTCGTCCCGCTGGAGCGCCGGGATCCCGCGCTTCGCGCGCTCGGCGTTGACGTCCGCGGCCAGCGCGTTCGCCGCGTCGGCCTCGTTCTCCGGATAATGCGGGTTGTACAAAGCGAGCGTGATCGCCGCTTCGCCGTGATGCGAGGAGCTCACCAGCCGCGGCAGCGGCTGCAGCGCCGGAGCCGATGAAAGCGGTAGAAGCGTCAGCGTCGCTGCCATGAAGGCCGTGATCTGCTTCAAAGCGGTGAACCTCGGTGAGTCGGCGAACCGCCGCACGCGCGCTGAACACAACGCCGTACGAGCGGAACGTGCGGAAACCAAACTGCTCGAGCGTCCTCTGCGAACCAGGCGCTTCGGGTGCACCACCGGCCCTGCTATCGAGCGAAGCAGGAGCGGACGTGTCCGCGAGAGGTCGTATGAGAGCTATCGACGCGGCCCGGCCGATTGTTTAGAGCCGGGCAAGCGCGTCCGTCAGAGGGTGAGCGCGATCACCCTCGGGCGGGCGTTCCGTCCAGCGCCACGCCGGCGCGGTCGTGCGCGGCGCGCGCTTCGCGCATCAAATTCGCCACGATCTCGGCAGCCGGCAGCGGCTTGGCCAGCGCGACCGCCTGCCCGCTCCAGAGGCTGAGCAGCTCAGGCCGCTCCTGCGCGGTGGCGGCGTCGCGGACGTCGCGGGTCAGCCCGTTCTGATACGGATACGGCGCGATCTCGGCCGCGCCGGTCATCTCCTCGATGAAGCGGTTGATCACGCCGCGCGCGTGCTTGCCGGAGAAGACCGTGGTAAGCGTCGTGCGCCGCGCGGCCTCGCTCGCCAGCAGGCCGCGCGCGGCGGGCGAGAGCGACGACTCGTCGCTGAGCAGAAACGCGGAGCCGACTTGCGCCGCGCATGCGCCGAGCGCGAGCACCGCCGCGACGCCGCGGCCGTCGCCGATTCCGCCGGCCGCAAGCACCGGAACCGAGACGGCATCGACGACTTGCGGAACGAGCGCGAGCGTCCCGATCAGCGACTCCTCGAGCGGCGCGAGAAACGCACCGTGGTGGCCGCCGGCTTCGTAGCCTTGCACGCACACGGCGTCCACGCCGGCGCGCTCGAGCGCGACGGCTTCGGCGACCGTCTTCGCGGTGCCGATCGTGAAGATCTCGAGCTCGCGGCAGCGCGCGAGCGCTTCCGCCGGCGGAATCCCGAAGGTGAAGCTGAACACCGCCGGACGCGCTTCGGCGACGACTTCGAACTGTGCGCGAAAGCTGGTAGCCGAGACGGGCGGCGCGTCGGGATGCGGGATCCCGAGCTCGTCGCGATAGCGGCGCAATCGCTCGTGCGCGCGCTGCATGACGTCAGCCGGCGGCGGCGCGTACTCGCCGACGAACAGGTTCACCGCGAACGGGCGATCGGTCAGCGCGCGCACCTGCGCGATCTGCTCGCGAATCTTCGCCGGCGCGTTGTAGCCGCCGGGGAGCGAGCCGAGCCCGCCGGCGCTCGAGACCGCCGCGACGAGCCGCGGCGTCGTCGCACCGGCCATCGGTGCCTGCACGATCGGAACGGCGAGCGTCTGCAGCGGGTTCATGGTGCTCGGATCGTACGCCGCCCCGCGGCACACGGCTAAGACGGAGGTCTGAGCGCTCGTAGACGCGTCGGTCTACCGCGTAGGTATACAGGTCTGTCTACTTTCACGAGGCAAAGCGGCCGTACGACCCACGTGTCAAGGAGACGGTCAATGATCGCGGCAGCGATCCATCCCCATCCGGCGCGCCCCGCACGCCATCCCGACTATCGTCTGCGGCCGTTCACCGAGGGCGACGTCCCGCGCTACGGCGCGCTGCTCGCCTCGCTTTCGCCGGAAGACGTGCGGCTGAGGTTCCACTCCGTCACCGCGCCCTCGGATCCCGAGCAGATTCGCGGCGCGCTGCTCGGCGCCGGCTCGCTCGGCGCGGTTCTCGTCGAGACGTGCGCGGGCGAGCTCGTGGGCGTCGCGCACGCGGCGCCGGCGAACGTGGAACGGCGCGGGGAGTTCGGGATCCTGGTCGCCGCGGCGCACCGCCGACGCGGGCTCGGCGGGGCGCTGGCGGACATGCTGCTGCACGGGATGGCAGCACGCGGGGTCACCCGCGCCGAAGCGTACACCGCCTGGGAGAACCGCGCCGCGGCGGCGCTGCTGCGCTCGCGCGGCTTCCGAGCGCAGCACGTCGGCGGCGGGCTCGTCCGCTGGCTGCGCGGCTGAACCGTTTCCGAACGCGACGCGCCAGGCGCCCTCCGCGGAGCGCCCGAACGTCCCGCCGATGACGTTTCGCACCGGAACCGGCGCGCTGGCGCTCGCCGTCGCCTTCAGCTGTGTCGCGCCGGGATCGGCGGACGCGCTCACGCTGCAGCACCTCGACGACGTGCGCAGCGGCTACCGTGCGCTGACGACGACGTTCTACCGCGGCGTCACCCCGTCGAAGCTGGTCGCCGGCGCGCGCGCCGCGCTCGCCGAGGCGCTGCGCAAGAACGGCCAGACGCTGCCGCCGCTTGCGGCGCACTCGGGCGACGAGCTCGCGCAGATCGTCGCCACGATCGACGCCGCGCGCGGCCGCGGCAAGCTCTCCGAAACCGACCTGACCTTCACGGCGCTGAGCGGGATGGCGCATGCGGCGGGCGACCGCTACACCGTCTTCCTGACGCCGAAAGAGCTGACCGGATTTCAAACGCCGCTGAACCCGCCGCACGTGTTCGGGATCGGCGTGCTGCTGCAGCAGGACGAGACGACGAAAGACGTGAGCGCCTCGTACGTCGCGCCCGGCACGCCGGCCGACGGCGCGGGCGTGCAGAACGGCGACGTCTTCGAAGCGATCGACGGCGTCAGCGTCCGCGGCGAGGACGTCGCGCACGTGCGCGCGCGCCTGCTCGGGCGCACCGGAACGGTCGTGCGCGTGCGCATGCTGCGCAACGGCAAGACGCATGCGGAGTTTTCGATCGTGCGCGCCGAGGTGCATCCGCCGACGGTCTACCAGAAGCTGCTGGCGAACGGCGTGGGTTACATCGCCGTCGGCGTCTTCGGCGAGCCGACCGCTGAAGAGTTCGGCGCCGCGCTCAAGCACCTGCAGCAGCAGAACGCGCGCGCGTACGTCATCGACCTGCGCAACAACGGCGGCGGCTACGTCAACGCGGCGGTCGCGATCGCCGGCCACTTCATCCACTCCGGCCCGATCGTCTCGGTCGCCGAACGCTCGGGAACGACCGAGTTCGACGCCGAGGCGAATGCCGACGTCGCGCGGCCGGTCGCGGTGCTCGTCAACCACTACTCCGCCTCCGCCTCGGAGATCACCGCCGGCGCGCTGCAGGACGCCGGCGTCGCGACGCTGGTCGGGAGCCGCACCTACGGCAAAGGCGTCGTGCAGCAGATCACCTACAACAACGACGGCTCGGCGATGAAGGTCACCACCGCGCGCTACCTGACGCCGCGCAACCGGATCATCGACGGCGTCGGGCTCGTCCCCGACGTCACCGTGAACGAGAACGCGCACGCGCGCTTCGGCGATCCGTCCGCCGACGCACAGCTCGCTGCGGCGATCGCGGCGGTTCAGGCGAAAGCGAGGCTCTAGCCGCCAAGCGACGCCGAGATGCACCTACGAATGGAGGAACGTTCCGCATGTGGTACGTCTACACAACTGCCGATCGGAAAAGATACACGGTCGCACAACAGCCGACCGGCGAGTATGCCTTCCAAGTCGTCGGGCCAATGTCGTACCAGGACGCGTGGGCCTGGATGAAGGCTAACGGCCACGGCTAGGTCATTGAGGCGCGCGCTGCGCGAAAACGTCAGGCTGCGAGCATCAACGTCGTCGAAGTGGCCGGCGACGAGCGCCGCGTGCGCGCGTAGCGTTTGAGCGTGCTGTAGCTGCCGCGGAAGGCGTCGCGCTCGACGAGCTCGTTGTAGAGCTCGCGCAGCGAGGCGCCGCTCGCGAGCGCGTCGTCGATCCGCTCGCGATGGGGTTCGCACACCGACTGCGGCTCACGCAGCTCGTGCAACTGCGCAACCTCGCCGTCGAGTAGGCCGGCGCGGCGGCCGTAGGCCGCGACCGTCTCGCGGCGGTGCCCCGTCTCGTGCTCGATCCGGCGGAGCGACTTCCCTTCGCGGAGCAAGGCCAGGACCCGGTCCCGCTGCGCCTCGGTCAGCGTGTTCATGCCGGGCGCTTCGCGCGCCGGCGCGCGCGGGACCTGCGCGGCGTGGCCGCTTTTGAGTGCCCGGCCGCTTTCGGCGGCCCGAAACGCCCGCACGCTGCCGCGCGCCGCTATACTGCGCGCATGAGCCACCTGGTTCCGATCGTCGTCGAGCAGACCGCGCGCGGCGAACGCTCGTACGATATCTACTCGCGGCTGCTGCAGGAGCGGATCGTTTTCGTCACCGGCCAGATCGACGACGCGCTGGCGAACACCGTCATCGCGCAGCTGCTGTTCCTCGAGCGCGCCGACGCCGACAAGGACATCGACCTCTACATCAACAGCCCGGGCGGCAGCGTGAGCGCGGGGCTCGCGATGTACGACACGATGCAGCTGATCAAGCCGAACGTCGCGACGATCTGCGCCGGCCTCGCCGCCTCGGCCGCGTCGATCCTGCTGACCGGCGGTGCGCCCGGAAAGCGCATGGCGCTGCCGTACAGCAAGGTCCTGATCCACCAGCCGTGGATCGGCCAGATCGGCGGCCAGGCGACCGACATCGAGATCCACGCCCGCGAGCTGCTCGCGACGCGCCGCCTCCTCGCCGAGATCTATCACCGCACGACGAGCAAGCCGGTCGACGAGATCCTGCGCGACCTCGAGCGCGACTTCTACATGAGCGCCGACGAAGCGAAGGCGTACGGGATCATCGACGTCGTGCTGGACGGCGCAAACCGCAACGGCAACGGCGCAGTGCCGGCGTCACCTTGATCCACGCGTCTCTCGCCGCCATGCCCGGCGAGAGACGCGTTCTCCGCGGACTCTACTCGAACCGCAGGGCGCGGATCGGGTCGAGCGCGGCAGCTTTGCGCGCCGGCCAGTAGCCGAAGAAGACTCCGACCGCGGCGCTGAACGCGAGCGCGAGCACCACCGAGACGAGCGGGACGCTCGCCGGCCAGTGCGCGAACAGCACGATCGCCGTAGCGCCCGCGATGCCGAGGACGACGCCGATCGCGCCGCCGCCGGTCGAGAGCACGACCGCTTCGATCAGGAACTGGCGCAGGATCGCCGCGCCGCGCGCGCCGAGCGCGACGCGCAAGCCGATCTCGCGCGTGCGCTCGGTGACCGAGACCAGCATGATGTTCATGATCCCGATCCCGCCGACGATCAGCGAGACCGCCGCCACCGCGGCCAGCAGCAAGCCCAGGATCGACGCGGTCGCCGAGGCGGCCTGCGCGATGTCTTGCAGGTTGCGCACCTGGAAGTCGTCCTGGCCGTTCGTGATGCCGTGGCGCTGCTCCAGCAAACCGGTGATCTGCGTCTGCACCGAGTCGATGTGCGTTCCGTCGACCGCCGAGACCATCAGCGACCCGATCGTCGTGCCGCCGGTGAGGCGCTCGAGCGCCGAGGTGTAGGGAATCAGCGCGGTGTCGTCCTGATCCTGACCGCCGCCGCTCTGTCCTTTTGCGATGAGCGTTCCGATCACGGTGAACGGCACGTTGCGGATCTCGATCGTCCGCCCGATCGGATCGCTGCCGTCGGGAAAGAGTTGGCGCACGACGGTTTGACCCAGCACGACGACCTTCGCTGCCGCGTCGGTCTCCGACTGCGTGAAGAACCGGCCGCTCGAGACGTCCCAGCTGCGCACGACGGTGTACGTCGGAGCGACGCCGGTGACTTGGGTCTGCCAGTTCTGCCCGCCGGCGACCAGCTGGCCGCGCACGTTGACGCTCGGCGAAACCGCGCTGACGCCGGGCAGCTTCGCGATCGCGAGCCCGTCCGCGACGGTGAGCGTCGAGGCGCCGCCGTTTCCAGTGCGCGCGCCGCTGGTCTGCACGCTCCCCGGAATGACGATGATCAGGTTCGAGCCGAGCGAGTTGATCTGGTTCGCGACCGAGCTCTTCGCGCCGGTGCCGAGCGCGACGGTGACGATCACCGCCGCGACGCCGATCACCACCCCGAGCATCGTGAGCATCGAGCGCGAGCGGTTGCGGACCAGCGCCTGCATCGCCAGACGCAGCGTTTGCACGAGGGAGATCATACGAGTACTTTCTCGCGAACGGGTTCGTCGGAGATGATGTGGCCGTCGCGGAAGGTGACGAGCCGGCGCGCGTGCGCGGCGACGTCCGCTTCGTGGGTGACCAGCATGACCGTCATTCCGCGCTCGGCGTTCAAGCGCTGAAAGAGCGCCATCACGTCTTCCGAGGAGGCGGTGTCGAGCGCGCCGGTCGGCTCGTCGGCGAGGATCAGCTGCGGCTGGTTCACGATCGAGCGCGCGATCGCGACGCGCTGCTGCTGGCCGCCCGAGAGCTGGTTCGGCTGGTGCTGCGCGTACTTCGCCAAACCGACCGCGTCGAGCGCCTCCAGCGCGGCGCGCTTGCGCTCCGCGGCCGGAACGCCGGCGTAGATCATCGGCAGCTCGACGTTCTCGATCGCCGTCGTGCGCGGCAGCAAGTTGTAGGCCTGGAAGACGAAGCCGAGCGCGCGCGAGCGCAGGTCGGCGAGCGCGTCGGCGTCGAGCGAGGTCAGCTCGTGGCCGGCGAAGCTGTACGTCCCCGAGGTCGGCCGGTCGAGCAGGCCGACGATGTGCATGAACGTCGACTTCCCCGATCCCGACGGCCCCATCACCGCGACGAACTCGCCCGGCTCGATGGTGAGGTCGACGCCGCGCAGCGCGACGACGTCCTCACCTCCTTCGAGCGGATAGACTTTGCGCAGATCGCGCACCTGAACGACGGGCGTCATCGCGCTACCCGCCCGGCCCGCGGCCGCCACCGCGCGGTCCGCCGCCGCCGCCGCCAAAGAGATTGCGCGTGCTGCCGTTCGACGAAGCGCTGCTGCGCGAGGTGTTGTCGCCGGTGACGACCTGATCGTTCTCGCTCAGCGTTCCGCGCAGCGGCGTGACCGAGGCTTGCGTGTCGCCGACCAGGCCGACGCGCACCGGAACCGGCTGCAGCTTGTTCCCGCGCAGGACGAAGATTCGCCCGAACGCGCCTGCCGTGACCGCGCCGCCGCTCGACGCGCTCGTCGAACCCCACGGCGATGCCGAGGACGCACCGTTGCGCGCGCCGCCTTGCGCTGCGCCGTTCTGCGCTGCGCCGCGCTGCGATCCGCCGCTCTGCGATCCGCCGTTCTGCGAGCCGCCGTTCTGCGAGCCGGCGCCGCGGTTGCGGCGGTTGCCGCGCGTGAACGAGCCGGCCGGCGGGCTGTAGGTGAACGCCGCGAGCGGGACGAGCGTCGCGTTGTCGACGTGCGCGACCTTGATCGTCGCGTTCGCCGTCATCCCGGGGCGCAGCGCGCCGTCCTTGTTGTCGACGTAGACGACGACCGTGTACGTCACCACGTTCGAGACGGTGGTCGGGTTCTGCCGCACCTGTGCGACGGTCGCGTTGAAGGTGCGGTTCGGGTACGCGAGGACGCCGAAGCTGACCGCGTCGCCCGGCGCGACGTGCCCGATGTCGGGCTCGCCGACCGAGAGGTCGAGCTCCATCTTGCCGAGATCTTGCGCGATCGTGAAGAGGGTCGGCGTGTTGAACGACGCCGCGACCGTCTGTCCGACCGAGACCGCGCGCGAGATCACCGTGCCGTCGACCGGCGAGGTGATGATCGTGTGCGCGAGGTTCGCTTCGGCGGTCTTCACCTGCGCCTGCTGAATCCCGATCGCCGCGACGCCCGCGTCGTGCTGCGCCGCCTGGCTCTGCGCGGTCGCGTTCGAGACGCCGGCCTGCGCCGACTGCGCCTGCTCCTGCGCGTTCGCCTGCGCGATCTGCGCCTGCGAAGCTTGGGCCTGCGCCTGCGCCTGCGTCACCGCGGTGCGCGCGGCGTCGAGCGCGCTCTGCGCTGCGACCTCGTTCGACTTGTCGGCGTCGGCTTGCGCCTGCGCGATGTAGCCTTGCGAGAGCAATTGGTTGTCGCGCGCGACCGTCTGCTGCGCGAGCGCGAGCGCGCTCTGCGCTTTGGCGACGTTGGTCTGCGCGGTCGCGATCGCCGCGGTCGAGGCGTTCGCCGTCGCCTGCGCGACGCGCGCGCTCGCGGCGGCCGCTTGGGCCTGTGCTTGCGCGGCGGCGACCGCGGAGGGCCCGCCGCTCGCGGTCGCGCCGGAGGCCTGCGCTTGCGCTTCGCTCTGCGCGAGCGACGCGCGCGCTTGGTCGAGCGCCGCCTGCAGCGTCGTCGGGTCGAGCTTCGCGAGCACCTGGCCCTTCTTCACGTGCGAGTTGAAGTCGGCGTCGATCTCGGCGATCGTCCCCGACTCCTGCGTGCCGACGCTGATCG encodes the following:
- a CDS encoding ABC transporter permease — translated: MISLVQTLRLAMQALVRNRSRSMLTMLGVVIGVAAVIVTVALGTGAKSSVANQINSLGSNLIIVIPGSVQTSGARTGNGGASTLTVADGLAIAKLPGVSAVSPSVNVRGQLVAGGQNWQTQVTGVAPTYTVVRSWDVSSGRFFTQSETDAAAKVVVLGQTVVRQLFPDGSDPIGRTIEIRNVPFTVIGTLIAKGQSGGGQDQDDTALIPYTSALERLTGGTTIGSLMVSAVDGTHIDSVQTQITGLLEQRHGITNGQDDFQVRNLQDIAQAASATASILGLLLAAVAAVSLIVGGIGIMNIMLVSVTERTREIGLRVALGARGAAILRQFLIEAVVLSTGGGAIGVVLGIAGATAIVLFAHWPASVPLVSVVLALAFSAAVGVFFGYWPARKAAALDPIRALRFE
- a CDS encoding efflux RND transporter periplasmic adaptor subunit, with the translated sequence MHTLERPATNGRVSTVILNAPRRRPRWWFVTAALIVVVAIVASIVVVRSRASAVTYTTVPVQTGSLAQTVTASGTLNPQNTISVGTQESGTIAEIDADFNSHVKKGQVLAKLDPTTLQAALDQARASLAQSEAQAQASGATASGGPSAVAAAQAQAQAAAASARVAQATANASTAAIATAQTNVAKAQSALALAQQTVARDNQLLSQGYIAQAQADADKSNEVAAQSALDAARTAVTQAQAQAQASQAQIAQANAQEQAQSAQAGVSNATAQSQAAQHDAGVAAIGIQQAQVKTAEANLAHTIITSPVDGTVISRAVSVGQTVAASFNTPTLFTIAQDLGKMELDLSVGEPDIGHVAPGDAVSFGVLAYPNRTFNATVAQVRQNPTTVSNVVTYTVVVYVDNKDGALRPGMTANATIKVAHVDNATLVPLAAFTYSPPAGSFTRGNRRNRGAGSQNGGSQNGGSQSGGSQRGAAQNGAAQGGARNGASSASPWGSTSASSGGAVTAGAFGRIFVLRGNKLQPVPVRVGLVGDTQASVTPLRGTLSENDQVVTGDNTSRSSASSNGSTRNLFGGGGGGPRGGGRGPGG
- a CDS encoding ABC transporter ATP-binding protein translates to MTPVVQVRDLRKVYPLEGGEDVVALRGVDLTIEPGEFVAVMGPSGSGKSTFMHIVGLLDRPTSGTYSFAGHELTSLDADALADLRSRALGFVFQAYNLLPRTTAIENVELPMIYAGVPAAERKRAALEALDAVGLAKYAQHQPNQLSGGQQQRVAIARSIVNQPQLILADEPTGALDTASSEDVMALFQRLNAERGMTVMLVTHEADVAAHARRLVTFRDGHIISDEPVREKVLV